The Engystomops pustulosus chromosome 1, aEngPut4.maternal, whole genome shotgun sequence genome has a window encoding:
- the LOC140117785 gene encoding UDP-glucuronosyltransferase 3A1-like: MAGGRAPRVLILLCILHLHCLQGAKILTISFVGGSHYLLMDDISQILQDNGHDVRMFYQGYQNMQGYEKTSVPYAVSTYNMEEKYLKAYDELFHEYQREIFISRDRPQSLFPLMTLYAKHCRLYMNQTDILDFLKQENYDIAIVDPFNPCHFLIVEKLGIPYIAFFAGPFSYSLGNGLPSPPSYVPMYLSGFTDRMNFLERVINTFMYLGSYMVEIRNEEIFSGVIEEHFPPDSRPTLSDLYNKAELWIYNMDFSIEFPRPLLPHIQCISGLRAKPPKSLSQDLEDFIAESGDSGFILVTLGPIISAVYRMDFIKEMNSAFASVPQKIIWQFKVSQWPKDLKPAPNLRLLDWVNQNDLLGHPKIRLLVAHGGLNGLTEAVYHGVPVLGIPLFADQPDNIVRIKAKHMGEYIPFYEIKSDKFANMIQKLIKDKSYKMAAMKQSVIMRSRPFPPDQQLLGWVEHIIRSGGGGHLRPYSYQQPWYQQLLLDVILFIFSCVALLIYIIVKVIRFLIHLLYSRKKQKQN; this comes from the exons ATGGCAGGCGGCAGGGCGCCTcgtgtcctcatcctcctctgtatattacaccttcACTGTCTACAAGGAGCCAAGATCCTGACCATAAGTTTTGTCG GTGGAAGCCATTATCTCTTAATGGATGACATTTCACAGATTCTCCAAGACAATGGACATGATGTCAGGATGTTTTATCAGGGCTACCAGAATATGCAAG GGTATGAGAAGACGTCTGTCCCGTATGCAGTGTCCACATATAACATGGAGGAGAAATACCTCAAAGCGTATGATGAGCTTTTCCATGAGTATCAGAGAGAAATCTTCATCAGCAG AGATCGGCCCCAGTCTTTGTTCCCCTTGATGACTTTATATGCAAAGCACTGCCGCCTCTATATGAACCAAACTGATATTTTGGACTTTCTGAAGCAAGAAAACTATGACATTGCCATCGTAGATCCATTTAACCCTTGCCACTTCTTGATTGTGGAGAAGCTTGGTATTCCGTATATCGCCTTCTTTGCTGGACCTTTCTCCTATTCCTTGGGCAATGGGTTGCCGAGCCCTCCATCCTACGTGCCGATGTACCTCTCAGGTTTTACTGATCGCATGAATTTCCTGGAACGTGTGATAAACACATTTATGTACCTGGGCTCCTATATGGTGGAGATTAGGAATGAAGAGATATTCAGTGGAGTCATTGAAGAACATTTTCCTCCTGACTCTAGACCTACATTGAGTGACCTCTACAATAAAGCGGAGCTCTGGATATACAATATGGATTTCAGCATTGAATTTCCTCGTCCACTGCTTCCTCACATTCAATGTATCAGTGGATTGAGGGCAAAACCGCCTAAATCATTGTCACAG GATCTAGAAGACTTCATAGCCGAGTCAGGAGACTCCGGTTTCATCCTGGTGACACTTGGCCCAATAATATCCGCTGTCTATAGAATGGATTTTATAAAAGAGATGAATTCTGCATTTGCTAGTGTCCCACAGAAGATCATCTGGCAATTTAAAGTTTCACAATGGCCAAAGGACCTGAAACCGGCCCCCAATCTTAGGCTTCTGGACTGGGTGAACCAGAATGATTTACTAG GACATCCGAAGATCCGACTTCTGGTGGCACATGGTGGGTTGAATGGCTTAACAGAGGCCGTGTATCATGGGGTCCCAGTTTTGGGAATCCCACTTTTTGCAGATCAGCCAGACAACATAGTTCGAATTAAAGCAAAACATATGGGAGAATATATTCCATTCTATGAAATCAAGTCTGACAAATTTGCTAATATGATCcagaaattaataaaagacaaaaG CTACAAGATGGCAGCCATGAAGCAGAGCGTCATCATGCGCTCACGTCCGTTCCCCCCCGACCAGCAGTTATTGGGATGGGTGGAGCACATCATCCGCTCCGGTGGAGGCGGCCATCTTAGACCCTATTCTTACCAGCAGCCCTGGTATCAGCAGCTTCTCCTGGACGTCATCCTCTTCATCTTCTCCTGTGTCGCTCTGCTCATCTACATCATCGTGAAAGTTATCAGATTTCTTATCCACCTCCTGTATTCCAGAAAGAAACAGAAACAAAACTGA